The genomic window AACACTCGCAGCCGTACCCCGTTGGTGTCGACTAACCGTTGCTTCAACAGCGTGCTCTTCCGTTTCATGGGGCGCGCGGACCTACGTCGCCGAGAAAGGATTGCAAGCCTTGCCGCGCGACTCGCTCACCCGCGGCCTATCCTCTCAAATCAGCTGCCGGCGGATATCGGCAAGACGATGCCGTACGTCATGGACGGTGGCGCCGCGGTCACGGTGATCGCCTCACCGCTCTTCCGTCACGAGCTCCGGGAGCCCGTATTTGGGCCGCGAATGCGGACGCCACGGCCGCGCAGTGGGCAAACCGCTAGGGCAGACTCCCACCTCTGGCGCGGACATTTTGCGCCGCGATTTTGATCGCGAAGCCGAGGGGAGTCGTTTGGATCACGAATTTCGGAGCCGTCGGCTGTGGTGGGGGGAGATGTCGGCGAGCGCGGCTGCACGCGCCGGATTCGTGGCATTAACGACGCGTATCCGTGACAGAATCCGACGGTGATCGACTGGCATCTGTTCGGAGCGTTCGTGGTAGCGGCGCTGATCTTGGTGATCGTGCCGGGCCCGGACATGATCTTGATCGTGACGTTGGGTAGTCGTCGTGGTCCCAAGGCCGGCGTTGCCGCCGCTGCCGGCGTGGCTGCTGGGCTGACAGTGCACATGGTCATCGCGGTGGTGGGATTGGCCGCGGTGTTGCACCGGTTTCCCGCGGTATATGAGGTTTTGCGATGGACCGGCGTCGGCTACCTGCTCTATCTGGCATGGTCGACGTGGCGAGCCGGTGGCACCGCAGCTGGAGAGGTGGCTCACGCGGAGCCGGCGCAGGTGAATCGGCCGGTGCTCTCGGCATTCCGGAGCGCGACGATCACCAATGTCCTCAACCCGAAGGTGATCTTGTTCAACGTCGCGTTCCTGCCGCAGTTCGCCAACCCGGAGCTGGGGTACATGCCCTTGCAATTGGCGTTGCTCGGCGCGGTGCTGGTCATCATCGATTTCGCGATCGACGGACCGATCGGGTACTTCGCTGGGACCCTTGGCGAGCGTATCCGCACTGCGAGTCAGACCAGCACCCGTCGTGTCAATCGTGTTGCGGCAGCGATCTTTGCCGGTTTGGCCGGCTGGCTGGCGGCGACCTCGTAGAGCCTGTCGGGCAGCGGTAGCCTGGTGCAGATTTCGACCTTGGTTCAGGTGTCGGTGTTGCCAGGATGTTTACCGGTCCTGGCGCGGGGCTGGGCCAAGCGGTAGGAGTTGGTGCCGGTTTCGATGATGTTGCCGCCGAAGGTAAGTCGGTCGACGATGGCGGCGCAGAGGCGCGGGTCGGTGAAGGTATTGGTCCAGCCGCTGAAAGCTTCGTTTGAGCCGATGGCCACGGAGTTCTTTTCGTCGCGTTCGGTGAGGACCTGAAACAGCAGTTCGGCTCCGCGGCGGTCGAGTTCCATGTAGCCCAGCTCGTCAATGCACAGCAGGTCCACCCGGCCGTAACGGGCGATGGTTTTCGCGAGTTGCTTCTCGTCGGCGGCTTCGAAGATTTGGACGCAGCCGAAATCTAGGAAGCCGACGCTGCCGTCGATGTTGAAGGCGACGTGCAGTCGGGGCGGGTCTGATTCATCTGATGAAGACGGACTTCACTTGACATAATGTCGCTTATCGGTAAACGGCATACGCTGCGCGGGGTGGCGAACATGGGTAGGTCGTTGATGCCTCATTGGCCGCCAGCGCTCGGTTCGGTGATCCGCGGCGTGTTCTTGAAGTTCGAGATCGATGAAGGCGTCGATCATCGCGTCGTACACGCAGCGCACCACGTCCGGGGACACTGCGCAACTGTAGCCGCAGCGCTTCCACGCCAAGACGAACCGACAAGCCGATCTCAGGCTTCGGTCATGGCCCTCACGGGTCCGGCTCGATGGTATCGGCGCCCGGGGTCCACATCGCCCATCCAGGGCAGCGACTCTCAATACGTCACTGTGACGAATTGAGAGTCGCTGGCAGTGCATTTGAGGCTTCGGTCGGGCGTTCCGCCCACCGCATCATTGCGGGCTTATTGAAAACCATTAGCATTATCTAGCGGCGAAAGGATGGGTGTGCGGGCAATCCCTGTGATTGGCTTGACGGGATATCTCGGTGCGGGCAAGACGAGCCTGCTCAATCACGTGCTCCGTAGTCCGGGAGCTCGGATTGGCGTCATCGTCAACGACTTCGGAGAGCTCAACGTCGACGCCATGCTGGTGACCGGACAGGTCGATGAGCCCGCGTCGATCGCCGGCGGATGCATCTGCTGCCTGCCGGATGACGGTGGGATCAACGAGGCTTTGACGAAGCTCGCCGATCCGCGCCTGGATCTGGACGCGATCATCGTCGAGGCAAGCGGACTGGCGGAACCCGTCGCGGTGGCCCGGATGATCGGCTTCAGCGACGTTCCCGGCGTGCGGTTTGGCGGACTCGTCGACGTTGTCGATGCCGCGACGCACTTTGACACCGTCGATGTCGGCAACACGCCACCGGCTCGCTACGGTGCGGCCTCCCTTGTCGTCGTCAACAAACTCGACCGGCTCCCCCGCGTCGATCGCACCGCCACGGTTGAGCGGGTGGAACGCCGCGTGCGAGAACGCAATCCACGCGCCACCGTGATCGGAGCGGTCGGCGGCCAGATCGACCCCGACCTGCTGTATGACGCGGCGGGAATGGCCGCCGAATCGGGCCAGCTCTCGCTGCGCGAGCTGCTTGTCGATGCTCCGACGGTCCACGATCACGACCACAGTTCACCCGCCGACTCGGTCACTGCGGTCAGCGACGGGGAAATCGATCCGGGCGCACTCATCGATTTGCTCGAAGATCCGCCGCCCGGGGTGTACCGGCTCAAGGGAGCCGTGGTCATGCAATACGGCAAGGCCGCGCCCACGTTCGCGATAAACCTGGTCGGCACGGCGATCCACATCGCGAACGCGCCGCGCGGAGCAGCACCGAACTGTCTAGTCGCGATCGGAATGGGCCTCGACGCCGACGCCGTGCGCGCCCGACTCGACGCCGCGCTGCGGCCCCACTCCGGAGCGGTCACGCTCGCCGACAGTCACCGACTCCGGCGATATCGCCGACACAGTCTCTGATGAAGCCCCGCCGCCGGTTATGATTCGTCACTGTGATGAATTACGTTGGGCTGCCCGGATATTCGGATAACGCAGTTGATGTGCGTCGGGTTATGAAGTGCGTCATGGCCGCCGGTTGAGGTTCGACACACCGAACCGTCTCCGCTGCTAAGCCGCCCCGGTGCAGTATTGCTGCGCGCAGCCCGGGGCAGCCACTCCCCTTCGGCTGAGCCCGCCAGCTGCCAAAGCGTCACAGTGACGTTTTCACGCGTAACAAGGACACCGAATGTTCTGCGTCCGAACCCAATTCACGGCAATTAATGGGCCGTTGTCCCCTCGTGAACTCTCCGGGCAGCCGCTAGGTGCCGAACGGCACTCCGTCGAAGCGCTCGGCCGTGGCGAACTCGCAGACCGGCCGCCGTCGCAGCTTGGTCAGCTGGCGCACCGGTTTGCCCAGCGGTACGACGGCGGCGATGGCGTAGGTATCCGGCACTGCGAGAAGGCTTTTGACGCGGGGTTCTTGGGCGACAGCCATCGTGGTCAGCACGCCGCCGTAACCCTCGTTGCGGGCGGCCAGCAGGACGTTCCACACGAACGGGTACACCGACGCGCCGGGCACCACCGCGATGCGGTCCAGGTCTTGGTCGGTGGCGGCGACGACGGCGAGATCCAGGCAGACGACCAGAACCACCTGCGCCGCCCGGAGCGAGGCGGACATCTGCGCGGGCGCCTCGGTTTCCGCCATCGTCGACGCCGTTACGGCAGTGGGCTGCAGCGGATTCCATGGTGACTCGCCGTTGGCGAGCTGCGCAGTGTAGCGGCGGGCTGCCGGAAGCTCCAGCTCAGCCAGAGTCGATCGAGTGTCCGCATCGCGCACCACAATGACGCGGACACCTTGCCGGTTGCCGCCGGTCGGCGCGAATCGGGCGTTGTCGAGGATCCGGCCCAGGACATCGTCGGGAAGCGGATCGTCGGTGAATTCGCGAACCGCGGAGGTGGATCGCATGACGTCGTACAACTCCATGACCACCATGGTGCCGCACCCCGCGATGGCGGTGCTCAGGCGGCGTCATGAAAGACGAGGCCGAGGGTGCAGCGCTGGCCGGAGCGCACGACGGACACGCCGTGGCGCACCGGGTGCGTCAACTCAATCCTCACCGAGAAGACCCGTCGCCGGCTGGAACGTGAGATCTCCCTTGTCAGGCGTTACGTCATCCGACAATCTGCCAATGTGGCCGCGCCTATCACATTTCAGCTCACGCCGGCGTCTACCGGGTGAAGTCGCTACTTTTCGGGGAGGACGCCAGATGCCGGGCCAGCCGGTGACGCCAGCGTGACGGCGACACAACACGTCAAGCAGCCGTTTGAGGCCGTTGTCGCCCAGCACGGCACAACGGTGCTACGCGTCGTCCGCGCCGTGGTCGGCCACACCGACGCCGACGACGCCTGGTCGGATACATTCCTGGCCGCCCTGAAGGCGTACCCTCAGCTGCCCGCCGACGCCAATGTCGAGGCGTGGCTGGTGACGATCGCACACCGCAAAGCCATCGACATCACCCGCCCGGCGGGCAAGGCGTCGATCATCGCGATCTTGATCTGGACGCCGCCGTCGGCGCGCTGCCGCCCAAACAACGCCAAGCCGTCGCCTACCACTATCTCGCGGGCCTGCCCTACTCCGAGATCGCTGACATCCTCCACTGCAGCGCCGCCGCAGCACGCCGTGCCGCCGCCGACGGCATCGCCACCCTCCGACGAACCTATCCGCGTCTTGACACCGCAAGGAGCACGCAATGACCACCCGCGAACTCGCCGATCACTTCCCCGTCGTCCCGGGGCATCTGGAGCGCCTGCGCGTTCGCCTGGAAAACGCAGCTCAGGCCGAGGACCTCCTCGACATCGCCTACCGCACAGTGGATTCCACCGTCGGCACGCTGTTGCTGGCCGCCACCCCCCGCGGGCTGGTACGGGTCGCTTTCGCCAACGAGGACTACGACAACGTGCTAGCGAGCCTGTCCCAGCGAATCAGCCCACGGGTGTTGCGGGCACCCGCGAGGCTGGACCCGGTCGCACGGCAACTCGACGAATATTTCACTGGCAACCGCCGGCGGTTCGACGTGGACTTGGATTGGTCTCTTTCCCAAGGCTTTCGGCGCACGGTGCTGGAGCGCCTCAATTCCGACATCAGCTATGGCTCCACCGCGAGCTACGCCGCCCTGGCCGCGCTGTCGGGCTCCCCGAAGGCCGTGCGCGCCGTCGGCACCGCCTGTGCCACCAACCCCGTTCCCATCGTCGTCCCGTGCCATCGGGTGATCCGATCCGATGGAGCCACCGGGGCCTATCGTGGCGGCCCGGCGGCCAAGCGCGTCCTGCTCGATCTCGAGCGAATGCAATGACGGCCTGCGGACCGGCGCGCAACCGCGTGTCGCCGCTCGGCGCGGTCGTTGCCACGCCGGGCATCGACCCTGTGCCGAATGCCCACGCGGCGGCAAGACCTTTCGCGAAGGAGATGGATGCTCAGCTGCATCGGGAGCGAAGGGGTGGGGGACACCGCGGACCGGGCTCAACCCGCGTGCACCGTGACGATTCTCAGCGCCGGTTACCCTGCACAGATTGACGGTTCGGCCCGCTGAACAGAGAGCATTCATGGCAGACGAGTTTCCCGACAATGCCTTTACGTCACGGGAGGCGTTGGATCCCCAGCTGCGTACGGTCGCCCGCTTCTTGCCGCGGGGATACGCGCTGCATCGCGGTTACAAGGTTCAGCGGACGCTGATGAATCTCATGGGCCATGCGGGCCGGTTGCGCAACGTGCCGGTCGCCGCGGTCAACGAGCACGTCACGGTTCGTCTGCACCGCCCGACCGCCCGCTCCGGCCCCACCCCGGCGCTGTTGTGGATCCACGGCGGCGGCACGATCATGGGCACCGCGGTCCAAGAGGACAAATACTGCCGCAAGCTGGCCCGCCTCACCGGGGTCGCAGTGGCCGCGGTCGAGCACCGCCTGGCCCCTGAGCACCCGTACCCGACGCCACTGGAGGATTGCTATGCCGCGCTGCAGTGGCTGGCCCACCAACCGTGGGTGAATCCGGATCGGATCGCCGTCGGCGGCGCCAGCGCCGGCGGGAATTTCGCGGCCGCGCTGGCGCAGCGGGCCCACGACCGCAAGGACGTCAAGGTCCGCTATCAGATGCTGGTGTATCCGATGCTGGACGACCGCACCGGCGCGAACGGCGACGGGCCCAAACGCATCATGTGGACCGAAGACGACAACCAACGGGCCTGGAAGTGGTACCTCGACGGCGCGGACCCCATCGAGGCGGCCCCGGGGCGCCGGGAGGACCTGTCCGGGCTGCCTCCGGCCTGGATCGGCGTCGGGACGCTGGACTTGTTCTATCCGGAGTGTCTGGACTACACGCGACGCCTGCGCGAGGCAGGAGTGCCGGTACATCAGGAGATCGTTCCCGGCGCTTTTCATGCGTTCGATTTTCTCGCCGAGAAGGCGCCGATTTCGGTGAATTTCTTTGCCAGCCAACGCGATCACCTCTGGGCCGCAGTGGCTACTTCAGCTGAGTGAGCGACCCGAGCTGCGCCCGTCGCGCAACGCGACCGGGGCCATTCGACTGTAAAGTCTGCAGAACGTGCAACCATTAGTGGCATGGCCGATCAGTTGGGACTGCGCGAGCGCCGTCGCCGCCAGACCAGCGCAGACATCCGCGACGCCGCCGCGCACCTGGCGCTCGAACGCGGCTTCGACAAGGTGACCATCGAGGAAATCTGCATCGAAGCAGGCATCTCGACCCGAACCTTTTTCAACTACTTCCCCAACAAAGAGTCCGCGATCGCCTACGGCCCCTCGGACATACCGCCCGAGCTGGTCGCGGACTTCGTGGCGGCCGGTCCCGCGCCGTACTCGGTAGTGCTGGCCGAGCTGATCACGTTGGCCGCGCACCATCTCCGCGATGTTCCGCCGCCCCGCAAACAGGCTGCCCACATGCTCGAACTCGCCAAGACCTCCCCAGCGGTGCTGGCGGCGTTCCTCGCCGATCTCGAGCGGTTCCAACATCAGCTGATCGACATCATCGTCCGCCGCCAGGGAATGCAGCCCGACGACGAGATGGCCGCCTTGATCTCGGCGCTGGCGTTGACGGCGGTGCGGTCCGGTATCGAGAAGTGGGCAAGCGGCGAACCGGGTGATCCGGACGACACGCCGATGCCCTATGTCGAACGCGCTGCCGCTCTCGTGAACAGCATCTTTACGAAGTGATCTGAAACACCGCGAGGCTATGTTGCATACTCTGCAAGATATGCACATTATGTACTATGCGCTGGTGGGGATACTCGCACCGCGCCCGCGAAGCGGGCGACGGCTGGGTGCCGGCAACAACCGCAGCTGCACCCAGGCGGCTGTACCTGCGCTTGACTATCGGACGCGCCAACCGCAGCAATCGTTGGGATTGGCCGCGTCCCGCGCGCGCCGGGTAGACCCGCACCACTTCGCCGCAGCCGTGACGAGGAAGGGAATCAGGTAGTTGCAGCTACAGAAGCTCGCGCGCAACGCATGGTTGCCCCTGTTAATCGTGGCGGTCGTCGTGGTCGGCGGGTTCGCCGTGGTCCGGGTCAAGTCATTCTTCGGCGCCAACGACACCGGCGTGCTGACGAGCCCGCGGCTCGATGATTCCAAGCCGTTCAAGCCCAAGGTCGTCAAGTACGAGGTCTTCGGCTCGGCAAGCCACGCGAACGTGAACTACCTGGATCTGTCCGCCGACCCGAAGCGGGTTGACGACGCGCCGCTGCCCTGGACGCTGGTCCTATCCACCACCGCCCCCTCCGTCTTTCCCAATCTGTCCGCACAGAGCGACGGCGACACCCTCGGTTGCCGCATCACCATCGACGACGAAGTCAAGGACGAGAAAGTAACCACCGGCGTGCACGCCCTGACCTTCTGCTTGGTGAAATCAGCATGAGCGCAACGATCGACGACGCCCGGACGGATACCATCCCGGTCCCCAAAGAGCCGGTGCGCGAGAACATTCCGCGGTTCATTCGGAAGTTCGCGGTGCCGGTCATCCTGGGCTGGATCGCGATCATCGCGGTGCTGAGCACGATCGTGCCCGACCTGGACACCGTCGGGAAGATGCGGTCGGTGTCGATGGCGCCCGACGATGCGACGTCGGTGATCGCGACTAAGCGCATGGGCGCGGAATTCAACGAGTACAAATCCAACAGTTCGGTCATGATCGTGCTGGAGGGCCAGCAACCGCTGGGCGCCGATGCCCACGCCTATTACGACAAGATCGTGGCAAAGCTCGACGCCGACACCAAACACGTTGAGCACGTGCAGGATATGTGGAGCGACCCGCTGACCGGAGCGGGGGCGCAGAGCAACGACGGCAAGGCCGCCTACGTCCAGGTGTACCTGGCTGGTAATCAGGGCGAATCGTTGGCCAACGAGTCGGTCGAGTCCGTACAGGACATAGTCAAGAGCGTGCCTGCACCCAACGGGGTGAAGGCCTACGTCACCGGGCCCGCCGCGCTGTCGGCCGACCAGCACATGGCCGGTGACCGCAGCGTGCAGATCATCACGATGTGCACGTTCACCGTGATCATCGCAATGATGCTGTTGGTCTACCGGTCGATCATCACGGTATTGCTCACATTGTTGATGGTGGTACTCGAGCTGTCGGCCGCGCGCGGAATGGTCGCATTCCTGGGCTACCACAAGATCATCGGGCTCTCGACATTCGCGACCAACCTGATCGTCACCCTGGCGATCGCGGCCGCCACCGACTACGCAATCTTTTTGATCGGCCGCTACCAAGAGGCCAGGTCCAAGGGCCACACTCGAGAAGACGCCTACTACGACATGTTCCACGGCACCGCACACGTGGTGCTCGGCTCGGGCCTGACCATCGCGGGCGCGACGTTTTGCCTGCACTTCACCAACCTGCCTTATTTCCAAACCCTGGGCATCCCGCTCGCCATCGGCATGGTCGTCGTGGTGGTGGCGGCATTGTCGCTGGGACCCGCAGTCATCGCGGTGGCAACGCGGTTCGGCAAGACGCTCGAACCTAAGCGCACGCAACGGATTCGGATGTGGCGCAAGGTTGGTGCCGTCATCGTGCGCTGGCCCGGCCCGATCCTGGTCATGACGATCGGGGTGGCACTCGTCGGTCTGCTGACCCTGCCCGGATACCGGACCAACTACAACGACCGTAACTACCTGCCCGCCGACCTGCCCGCCAACGAGGGATACGCCGCCGCGGACCGGCACTTCTCACACGCGCGGATGAACCCCGAAGTGCTGATGATCGAAAGCGATCATGATCTGCGTAACTCCGCGGACTTCCTGGTGATCGACAAGATCGCCAAGGCAGTCTTCCGGGTGCCGGGAATCGGTCGCGTGCAGGCCATTACCCGGCCCGAGGGCACCCCGATCGAGCACACCTCAATCCCCTTCCAGATCAGCATGCAGGGCGTGAGCCAGCAGATGAACCAGAAGTACCAGGAAGATCAAATGGCCGACATGCTCAAGCAGGCCGACATGATGCAAACGACCATCGACAGCATGGAAAAGATGTCGAGCATCACCGCGCAGATGTCCAACGACATGCATCAGATGGTCAAGAAGATGCACGAGATGACCATCGACATCAACGAATTACGGAACCATATGGCCGATTTCGAGGACTTCTTCCGGCCGTTCCGCAGCTACCTCTACTGGGAGAAGCACTGCTTCGACATCCCGGTGTGCTGGTCGATTCGCTCCGTCTTCGACGGTTTGGACGGCATCGACACGATGAGCGACGACATCGAGAGCCTGCTGCCGATCATGGATCATCTCGACACCCTGATGCCGCAGATGGTGGCGCTGATGCCTTCGATGATCGAAAACATGAAGGCCATGAAAACGACGATGCTGACCATGTATTCGACCCAGAAGGGTCTGCAGGATCAGCAGAACGAGGCGCAGAAGAACTCCAACGCCATGGGTAAGGCCTTCGATGCGTCCAAGAACGACGACTCGTTCTACCTACCGCCGGAGACGTTCAACAACAAAGAGTTCAAGAAGGGAATGAAGAACTTCATCTCCCCCGACGGTCATGCCGTGCGCTTCATCATCAGCCACGACGGCGACCCGATGTCGGCAGAAGGCATCGGGCACATCCCGTTGATCAAGAAGGCCGCCTACGAGGCGATCAAGGGCACGCCGCTGGAGGGCTCGAAGATCTACCTCGGGGGCACGGCGGCAATCTACAAGGACCTCAGTGACGGCAACACCTACGACCTGCTGATCGCCGGAATCGCCTCGCTGTGCCTGATTTTCATCATCATGCTGATCATCACTCGGGGCGTCGTGGCCTCCGCGGTGATCGTGGGCACCGTCTTGCTGTCGCTGGGTGCGTCCTTTGGGCTTTCGGTGCTGATTTGGCAACACATCATCGGCATCGAGCTGCACTGGATGGTGCTGGCGATGTCGGTGATCATCCTGCTCGCCGTCGGCGCCGACTACAACCTGCTGCTCGTCGCGCGGTTCAAAGAGGAGATCCACGCCGGCCTCAACACCGGCATCATCCGATCGATGGGTGGCACCGGCTCGGTCGTTACCTCCGCGGGTCTCGTCTTCGCCTTCACGATGATGACCATGGCGGTCAGCGAGCTGACGGTCATCGGTCAGGTCGGTACCACCATCGGTCTCGGCCTGCTCTTCGACACGTTGGTCGTCCGGTCGCTGATGACGCCGTCGATCGCCGCGCTGCTGGGCAAATGGTTCTGGTGGCCCCAACGCGTCCGGCAACGCCCCGCGCCCTCGCCCTGGCCGAAGCCGGCCCAGCACACCGAAATAGCAGTTGCCGCTAGGTGACCCAGGCCGGCTGCTCATCGGTTTCGACCGCGGAGAAGTCCTTGTGACCCAGGCCGGCGGTGGTGCCACCGTCGACCACGAACTCCGAACCGGTCGAGTAGCTCGACTCGTCGCTGGCCAGGTAGACCACAAGGTTGGAGACCTCCACGGGTTGGGCCGCTCGGCCCAGCGCGGTCTGGAAGATGTCGTCGGGAACCCAGTCCGTCATCGGAGTTTTGATCAGTCCGGGATGGATCGAGTTCACCCGGATTCCGCTCGGGCCCAATTCCAGGGCCGCCGACTTCGTCAACCCCCGGACGGCGAATTTCGTTGCAGTGTAACCATGGCAGGCGATGGTGCCCGCG from Mycobacterium shigaense includes these protein-coding regions:
- a CDS encoding LysE family translocator yields the protein MIDWHLFGAFVVAALILVIVPGPDMILIVTLGSRRGPKAGVAAAAGVAAGLTVHMVIAVVGLAAVLHRFPAVYEVLRWTGVGYLLYLAWSTWRAGGTAAGEVAHAEPAQVNRPVLSAFRSATITNVLNPKVILFNVAFLPQFANPELGYMPLQLALLGAVLVIIDFAIDGPIGYFAGTLGERIRTASQTSTRRVNRVAAAIFAGLAGWLAATS
- a CDS encoding CobW family GTP-binding protein, with amino-acid sequence MRAIPVIGLTGYLGAGKTSLLNHVLRSPGARIGVIVNDFGELNVDAMLVTGQVDEPASIAGGCICCLPDDGGINEALTKLADPRLDLDAIIVEASGLAEPVAVARMIGFSDVPGVRFGGLVDVVDAATHFDTVDVGNTPPARYGAASLVVVNKLDRLPRVDRTATVERVERRVRERNPRATVIGAVGGQIDPDLLYDAAGMAAESGQLSLRELLVDAPTVHDHDHSSPADSVTAVSDGEIDPGALIDLLEDPPPGVYRLKGAVVMQYGKAAPTFAINLVGTAIHIANAPRGAAPNCLVAIGMGLDADAVRARLDAALRPHSGAVTLADSHRLRRYRRHSL
- a CDS encoding nitroreductase family protein, which gives rise to MELYDVMRSTSAVREFTDDPLPDDVLGRILDNARFAPTGGNRQGVRVIVVRDADTRSTLAELELPAARRYTAQLANGESPWNPLQPTAVTASTMAETEAPAQMSASLRAAQVVLVVCLDLAVVAATDQDLDRIAVVPGASVYPFVWNVLLAARNEGYGGVLTTMAVAQEPRVKSLLAVPDTYAIAAVVPLGKPVRQLTKLRRRPVCEFATAERFDGVPFGT
- a CDS encoding methylated-DNA--[protein]-cysteine S-methyltransferase — its product is MTTRELADHFPVVPGHLERLRVRLENAAQAEDLLDIAYRTVDSTVGTLLLAATPRGLVRVAFANEDYDNVLASLSQRISPRVLRAPARLDPVARQLDEYFTGNRRRFDVDLDWSLSQGFRRTVLERLNSDISYGSTASYAALAALSGSPKAVRAVGTACATNPVPIVVPCHRVIRSDGATGAYRGGPAAKRVLLDLERMQ
- a CDS encoding alpha/beta hydrolase, with product MADEFPDNAFTSREALDPQLRTVARFLPRGYALHRGYKVQRTLMNLMGHAGRLRNVPVAAVNEHVTVRLHRPTARSGPTPALLWIHGGGTIMGTAVQEDKYCRKLARLTGVAVAAVEHRLAPEHPYPTPLEDCYAALQWLAHQPWVNPDRIAVGGASAGGNFAAALAQRAHDRKDVKVRYQMLVYPMLDDRTGANGDGPKRIMWTEDDNQRAWKWYLDGADPIEAAPGRREDLSGLPPAWIGVGTLDLFYPECLDYTRRLREAGVPVHQEIVPGAFHAFDFLAEKAPISVNFFASQRDHLWAAVATSAE
- a CDS encoding TetR/AcrR family transcriptional regulator; this encodes MADQLGLRERRRRQTSADIRDAAAHLALERGFDKVTIEEICIEAGISTRTFFNYFPNKESAIAYGPSDIPPELVADFVAAGPAPYSVVLAELITLAAHHLRDVPPPRKQAAHMLELAKTSPAVLAAFLADLERFQHQLIDIIVRRQGMQPDDEMAALISALALTAVRSGIEKWASGEPGDPDDTPMPYVERAAALVNSIFTK
- a CDS encoding MmpS family transport accessory protein, with the protein product MQLQKLARNAWLPLLIVAVVVVGGFAVVRVKSFFGANDTGVLTSPRLDDSKPFKPKVVKYEVFGSASHANVNYLDLSADPKRVDDAPLPWTLVLSTTAPSVFPNLSAQSDGDTLGCRITIDDEVKDEKVTTGVHALTFCLVKSA
- a CDS encoding MMPL/RND family transporter produces the protein MSATIDDARTDTIPVPKEPVRENIPRFIRKFAVPVILGWIAIIAVLSTIVPDLDTVGKMRSVSMAPDDATSVIATKRMGAEFNEYKSNSSVMIVLEGQQPLGADAHAYYDKIVAKLDADTKHVEHVQDMWSDPLTGAGAQSNDGKAAYVQVYLAGNQGESLANESVESVQDIVKSVPAPNGVKAYVTGPAALSADQHMAGDRSVQIITMCTFTVIIAMMLLVYRSIITVLLTLLMVVLELSAARGMVAFLGYHKIIGLSTFATNLIVTLAIAAATDYAIFLIGRYQEARSKGHTREDAYYDMFHGTAHVVLGSGLTIAGATFCLHFTNLPYFQTLGIPLAIGMVVVVVAALSLGPAVIAVATRFGKTLEPKRTQRIRMWRKVGAVIVRWPGPILVMTIGVALVGLLTLPGYRTNYNDRNYLPADLPANEGYAAADRHFSHARMNPEVLMIESDHDLRNSADFLVIDKIAKAVFRVPGIGRVQAITRPEGTPIEHTSIPFQISMQGVSQQMNQKYQEDQMADMLKQADMMQTTIDSMEKMSSITAQMSNDMHQMVKKMHEMTIDINELRNHMADFEDFFRPFRSYLYWEKHCFDIPVCWSIRSVFDGLDGIDTMSDDIESLLPIMDHLDTLMPQMVALMPSMIENMKAMKTTMLTMYSTQKGLQDQQNEAQKNSNAMGKAFDASKNDDSFYLPPETFNNKEFKKGMKNFISPDGHAVRFIISHDGDPMSAEGIGHIPLIKKAAYEAIKGTPLEGSKIYLGGTAAIYKDLSDGNTYDLLIAGIASLCLIFIIMLIITRGVVASAVIVGTVLLSLGASFGLSVLIWQHIIGIELHWMVLAMSVIILLAVGADYNLLLVARFKEEIHAGLNTGIIRSMGGTGSVVTSAGLVFAFTMMTMAVSELTVIGQVGTTIGLGLLFDTLVVRSLMTPSIAALLGKWFWWPQRVRQRPAPSPWPKPAQHTEIAVAAR